The following are encoded in a window of Castanea sativa cultivar Marrone di Chiusa Pesio chromosome 5, ASM4071231v1 genomic DNA:
- the LOC142633502 gene encoding uncharacterized protein LOC142633502, with the protein MRPPPSPHSNFFSSLKQVEKRLKLEDTSKPTTLSVASQSQTSINLATGSLSSPLYLHVDQSHSLSEQQQQPFLSSTSSQFPQTQQSNDLLLLHDQPKTVFHTQHQEAIDDIQRLIQLLGLSDCYCNGDNKEEEEEGERESQKRVGNSCDFDEGENGFYAKIVGVKGPKCGKEVERLEGWIQYFMNGEMERREPLRLAYLLLGKAAIENKEDADCGYGGLDFPTSVQQFLLNDPPTD; encoded by the exons ATGCGACCACCACCTTCTCCTCACTCTAATTTCTTCTCTTCCCTCAAACAG GTTGAGAAGAGACTGAAATTAGAAGACACATCAAAACCCACAACTCTCTCTGTCGCATCACAATCTCAAACTAGCATCAATTTGGCAACAGGATCTTTGAGCTCACCCTTATACCTCCACGTGGACCAATCCCATTCGCTCAgtgaacaacaacaacaaccattcCTGTCAAGTACTTCCTCACAGTTCCCACAAACCCAACAATCCAACGATTTATTGTTATTACACGACCAACCCAAAACTGTCTTTCACACTCAACACCAAGAAGCCATTGACGACATCCAACGGTTAATACAGCTCTTGGGTTTATCAGATTGTTATTGTAATGGTGataacaaagaagaagaggaggagggagagagagaaagccaGAAAAGAGTTGGTAATTCTTGTGATTTTGATGAGGGTGAAAATGGGTTTTATGCAAAGATTGTTGGGGTGAAGGGTCCGAAGTGTGGGAAGGAAGTGGAGAGGTTGGAGGGTTGGATTCAGTATTTCATGAATGGGGAGATGGAAAGGAGAGAGCCTTTGAGGTTGGCATATTTGCTTTTGGGTAAGGCTGCTATTGAGAACAAGGAGGATGCTGATTGTGGCTATGGAGGCTTGGACTTCCCTACAAGTGTACAACAGTTTTTGCTGAATGACCCTCCTACAGATTAA
- the LOC142633501 gene encoding uncharacterized protein LOC142633501 — protein MVSQKIGLIVIIVCSLLVAVLSEESSLEVQLEALNAFKNSITNDPFGALTDWTDSNHRCNWSGIACDPSNHVISISLIDKQLKGEITPFLGNLSSLQVLDLTLNSFTGHIPAQLGLCSQLSELTLYENSLSGPIPPELGNLKNLQSIDLGDNTLNGSIPESICNCTSLVVFGVIFNNLTGRIPSNIGNLASLQLIFVYGNKLVGSIPVSIGRLESLQALDLSQNQFSGVIPPQIGNLSNLEYLLLFENSFFGKIPSELGRCKQLVALELYINQFTGGIPLEIGNLLHLEKLRLYKNKLNSTIPASIFQLKSLTHLGLSENELTGIIPFELGSLRSLEVLTLHSNKFSGEVPSSLTNLTNLTQLSMSFNFLTGKLPSDIGLLYNLKNLTMNNNFLEGAIPSSITNCIHLLVIGLSHNRITGKIPQGFQQLQNLTFLSLSYNKMVGEIPDDLFNCSNLRILDLTQNFFSGPIKSGIGKLSNLQILRAHSNSFIGPIPPDTGNLSKLFSLSLGQNSLSGLVPPELSKLSLLQGLYLNDNDLEGAIPENFFEMKQLNELGLQNNKFKGPIPDAISKLEQLSYLNLHGNMLNGSILRSMGHLNQLMTLDLSHNYLTGSIPASVLASMKRMQLYLNFSYNFLVGTIPDELGMLEMVQAIDISNNNLSGTIPKTLGGCKNLFSLDLSGNNLSGPTPAEEFTQMVMLTSLNLSRNKLDGGLPEDLAGLKYLSSLDLSQNQLKGIIPESFANLSNLKHLNLSFNQLEGHVPEIGICRHINSSSLMGNPHLCGIEFLRSCSKLSSRQLPKKTVLILVVLGSIFVLLVLVFIFIILHQRTKLRKPEGVDNPESEYTPVLTLKRFVPYELEHATSFFSEDNIIGASSLSTVYKGRLEDGQIIAVKKLNLRQFSEEADKCFDREINTLKQLRHRNLVKVLGYAWESGKLKALVLEYMENGNLDSIIHDPEVHQSRWTLSERIKVFISIVTGLDYLHSGYDFPIVHCDMKPSNILLDEDWEAHVSDFGTARMLGVHLQDGRSPSASSAFEGTIGYLAPEFAYMAKVTTKVDIFSFGIIVMEFLTKRRPTGLIEEDGLPIGLRQLVEKALANGENDLHRIVDPMLALNISKDHEELLKELLKIALLCTQPNPEDRPDINEVLSIVLKLSKRI, from the exons ATGGTATCTCAAAAAATCGGTTTGATTGTAATCATAGTTTGTTCCCTTCTAGTTGCTGTTCTATCTGAAGAATCAAGCTTAGAAGTTCAACTTGAGGCCTTGAATGCTTTCAAGAATTCCATCACCAACGACCCATTTGGAGCACTTACGGATTGGACTGATAGTAACCACCGCTGCAACTGGTCTGGTATTGCTTGTGATCCTTCAAATCATGTCATTTCAATTTCTCTTATTGATAAGCAGCTTAAAGGTGAAATCACACCATTCCTTGGAAACCTTTCAAGCCTCCAGGTTCTTGATTTAACTTTGAATTCATTTACAGGCCACATTCCAGCTCAACTGGGACTTTGCTCCCAGCTCTCTGAGCTAACTCTTTATGAAAATTCTCTTTCAGGTCCAATTCCACCAGAACTAGGAAACCTCAAAAATCTGCAGTCAATAGATTTAGGTGATAACACTTTGAATGGAAGCATCCCCGAAAGCATTTGTAACTGCACATCATTGGTAGTATTTGGTGTCATTTTTAACAATCTAACTGGAAGAATCCCTTCAAACATAGGCAATTTAGCTAGCCTTCAACTCATTTTTGTATATGGGAACAAGTTGGTTGGTTCTATACCTGTATCCATTGGTAGGTTGGAATCTTTACAAGCTTTAGACCTGAGTCAAAACCAATTCTCTGGAGTAATACCTCCACAGATAGGAAACTTATCAAATTTAGAGTATCTTCTCTTGTTTGAAAATTCCTTTTTTGGGAAAATTCCATCTGAACTAGGTCGCTGTAAACAGCTTGTTGCTCTTGAACTATACATCAATCAGTTCACTGGAGGCATTCCACTTGAGATTGGAAATTTACTTCATCTAGAAAAATTGCGGTTGTACaagaataaattaaattctaCCATTCCTGCCTCCATATTTCAATTGAAATCATTAACCCATTTAGGACTTTCGGAGAATGAATTAACTGGAATAATACCTTTTGAGCTAGGATCATTGAGATCATTGGAAGTGTTGACCCTGCATTCAAATAAGTTCTCTGGGGAGGTTCCTTCGTCATTGACGAACTTGACAAATTTAACTCAGTTGTCTATGAGCTTCAATTTCCTCACAGGGAAGCTTCCATCAGATATTGGATTGCTTTACAACTTGAAGAACCTAACCATGAACAACAATTTCCTTGAGGGAGCCATTCCGTCTAGTATCACCAACTGCATCCATCTTCTAGTCATAGGTCTATCTCATAACAGAATAACAGGGAAAATTCCTCAGGGTTTTCAGCAGTTGCAAAATCTTACTTTCCTGAGTCTTTCATACAATAAAATGGTAGGTGAAATCCCAGATGACCTCTTCAATTGCTCCAATCTTCGTATTTTAGATTTGACTCAGAACTTTTTTAGTGGGCCAATAAAGTCTGGCATTGGCAAACTTTCTAATCTCCAGATTTTGCGAGCCCATTCTAATTCATTCATAGGGCCAATCCCACCTGACACTGGCAATTTAAgtaaacttttttctttatcacTTGGTCAAAATAGTTTGTCAGGTCTGGTTCCACCAGAATTATCTAAACTTTCTCTTCTCCAAGGGCTCTATCTGAATGACAATGATCTAGAGGGTGCAATACCtgagaatttttttgaaatgaaacAGCTAAACGAACTTGGGTTGCAGAATAATAAGTTCAAGGGTCCAATTCCAGATGCAATTTCTAAGCTTGAGCAGCTTTCTTACTTAAACCTCCATGGCAACATGCTTAACGGGTCCATTCTGAGAAGCATGGGGCATCTTAATCAACTTATGACCTTGGATCTCTCCCACAATTATCTTACAGGATCAATACCTGCATCAGTGCTTGCAAGTATGAAAAGAATGCAGTTATATTTGAACTTCTCATACAATTTCTTGGTTGGAACTATTCCAGATGAGCTTGGGATGTTGGAAATGGTTCAAGCCATTGACATCTCAAACAATAACCTTTCGGGGACCATTCCTAAAACACTTGGTGGCTGCAAAAATTTGTTCTCTCTTGATTTATCAGGGAATAATCTTTCTGGTCCAACTCCAGCTGAAGAATTTACTCAAATGGTTATGCTTACTAGCTTGAACCTTTCAAGGAACAAGTTAGATGGTGGACTCCCTGAAGACCTGGCAGGTCTAAAGTACCTTAGCTCTCTTGACCTTTCTCAGAATCAGTTGAAGGGCATTATCCCTGAGAGCTTTGCCAATCTCTCTAACTTGAAACATCTAAACCTTTCTTTCAATCAACTTGAAGGCCATGTTCCGGAGATTGGAATATGTAGACATATTAACTCGTCTAGTTTGATGGGAAACCCTCATCTGTGTGGTATTGAATTCCTCAGGTCCTGCAGCAAATTGAGTTCACGTCAACTACCCAAGAAGACCGTGTTGATTCTTGTGGTGCTTGGATCTATTTTTGTGCTTTTAGTTCTTGTGTTCATATTTATAATCCTCCACCAACGCACAAAGTTAAGAAAACCAGAAGGGGTTGACAATCCAGAATCAGAATATACTCCAGTATTGACCCTCAAGAGGTTTGTACCATACGAATTAGAACATGCTACTAGTTTCTTTAGTGAAGATAACATTATTGGTGCAAGCAGTTTGAGCACTGTGTACAAGGGTAGACTGGAAGATGGGCAGATCATAGCAGTAAAAAAGTTGAATTTGCGTCAGTTCTCTGAAGAGGCTGATAAGTGCTTTGATAGGGAGATCAACACCCTAAAACAACTGAGGCATAGGAATTTGGTGAAGGTTCTAGGGTATGCTTGGGAGAGTGGAAAACTAAAGGCTTTAGTTCTGGAATACATGGAGAATGGGAATTTGGATAGCATTATACATGACCCTGAGGTGCATCAGTCAAGATGGACATTATCTGAGCGGATCAAAGTTTTCATTTCCATTGTGACTGGGTTGGATTACCTGCATTCAGGTTATGATTTTCCTATCGTTCACTGTGACATGAAGCCTTCTAACATTCTTCTGGATGAAGATTGGGAAGCCCATGTAAGTGACTTTGGAACAGCTCGAATGCTAGGTGTTCATCTTCAAGACGGAAGAAGTCCGTCTGCATCATCAGCATTTGAAGGCACCATTGGCTACTTGGCACCAG AGTTTGCATATATGGCGAAAGTCACAACTAAAGTTGACATATTCAGCTTTGGTATAATAGTCATGGAATTTCTCACTAAACGAAGGCCAACAGGACTAATAGAAGAGGATGGGTTGCCAATTGGTTTGCGTCAACTTGTGGAGAAAGCTCTTGCAAATGGAGAGAATGATCTTCATCGAATTGTGGATCCTATGCTGGCGCTGAATATCTCCAAGGATCATGAGGAATTACTGAAAGAGCTACTTAAGATAGCATTGCTTTGCACACAACCAAATCCTGAGGATCGACCTGACATAAATGAGGTGCTGTCTATCGTTTTGAAGCTAAGCAAGCGCATATAG
- the LOC142635399 gene encoding uncharacterized protein LOC142635399, translating to MDSNFVASEIVRKLRQNHTARIQDLWDIIHTKYKHELSYYKVWDAKQKAIAKIFGDWEESYQRLRKLLLGYLDQDSGTQYNYHTIPRPYENSALSHYVYWAFAPCIAAFQYCRPMISIDGTHFNFNRRFDDPVLKALSLKAGYATYEAKFESIMQIIKEAKINLLRGVDPTDRHVAR from the exons atggattctaattttgttgcatcagaAATTGTGAGAAAATTGCGACAAAATCACACTGCCCGTATACAAGATCTCTGGGACATCATACATACTAAGTATAAACATGAGCTTTCTTACTATAAAGTATGGGacgcaaaacaaaaggcaattgctaagatatttgGGGACTGGGAGgagtcttaccaaaggttgCGAAAGTTGTTGTTGGGATACTTGGATCAGGATTCGGGTACCCAGTACAACTATCACACCATACCTAGGCCATACGAGAATTCTGCGTTATCGCACTATGTATATTGGGCATTTGCTCCATGCATTGCTGCATTCCAATATTGCAGGCCAatgatcagtattgatgggactcattt caacttcaacagaCGCTTTGATGACCCAGTTCTAAAGGCATTGTCCTTGAAAGCTGGATATGCGACCTATGAAGCTAAATTTGAATCCATAATGCAAATCATTAAGGAGGCCAAGATTAATTTACTGAGGGGTGTAGACCCTACTGATCGCCATGTTGCACGCTGA